A genomic segment from Pseudomonas sp. M30-35 encodes:
- a CDS encoding 3-carboxy-cis,cis-muconate cycloisomerase, whose product MNSPSNQLFDAYFTQPAMRAIFCDQGRVQGMLDFEAALARAQVRVGLIPATVVGPIESACSAKHFDFAMLAQTIVSAGNSAIPLVKVLGKRVASESVEAERYVHLGATSQDVMDSGLVLQLRAAIELLEHDLQRLGDALAQQAERYADTPMAGRTWLQHATPVTLGMKLAGMLGAITRHRQRLLELKPRLLCLQFGGASGSLAALGDQAWPVSEALADELKLNLPDQPWHTQRDRLVEFASLLGMLAGSLGKLGRDLSLLMQTEAGEVFEPAAPGKGGSSTMPHKRNPVSAAVLIGAATRAPGLVSTMLSAMPQEHERSLGLWHAEWECLPELCCLVSGALQQALLVVPGLEVQALRMRENLDLTQGLVLAEAVSIALAQRIGRDAAHHLLEQCCREAVAQGTHLRAVLGANAEVTEQLSAAELDRLLDPAFYLGQARRWVERALSEHQNFCE is encoded by the coding sequence TTGAACAGCCCGAGCAACCAACTATTCGATGCCTATTTCACCCAGCCCGCCATGCGCGCGATTTTCTGTGATCAGGGCAGGGTACAAGGCATGCTCGATTTCGAAGCTGCGTTAGCCCGCGCGCAAGTGCGCGTCGGCCTGATACCGGCGACAGTGGTTGGCCCAATCGAGTCGGCTTGCAGCGCCAAACACTTTGATTTCGCGATGTTGGCTCAGACGATTGTCAGTGCCGGTAACTCGGCGATTCCGTTGGTTAAAGTGCTGGGTAAACGCGTCGCCAGTGAAAGCGTTGAAGCCGAGCGTTATGTGCACCTCGGTGCGACCAGTCAGGATGTGATGGACAGTGGTTTGGTGTTGCAGCTGCGTGCCGCGATTGAATTGCTTGAGCACGATCTGCAACGTCTGGGTGATGCGCTGGCACAACAGGCTGAGCGGTATGCCGATACGCCAATGGCTGGGCGCACCTGGCTGCAACATGCAACGCCGGTGACGCTGGGTATGAAGTTGGCTGGCATGCTGGGCGCCATTACTCGTCACCGCCAGCGCCTGCTTGAGTTGAAGCCACGTTTACTGTGTCTGCAATTTGGCGGTGCATCTGGCAGTTTGGCGGCGCTGGGCGATCAAGCATGGCCGGTTAGCGAGGCATTAGCCGATGAGTTGAAGCTGAATCTACCCGATCAGCCTTGGCACACCCAACGTGATCGTTTGGTTGAGTTTGCCAGCTTGCTGGGCATGCTCGCCGGCAGCTTGGGTAAATTGGGCCGCGACCTGAGTCTGTTGATGCAGACCGAGGCGGGTGAAGTGTTCGAGCCTGCCGCGCCGGGCAAAGGCGGCTCATCAACCATGCCGCACAAACGCAATCCGGTCAGTGCCGCGGTGCTAATCGGTGCGGCCACGCGGGCGCCGGGGCTGGTCTCAACCATGCTATCAGCCATGCCGCAGGAGCATGAGCGCAGCCTGGGCTTGTGGCACGCTGAATGGGAATGCCTGCCAGAGCTGTGCTGTCTGGTTTCCGGAGCCTTGCAGCAGGCCTTGTTGGTCGTGCCGGGGCTTGAGGTGCAAGCATTGCGCATGCGTGAAAACCTCGACCTGACTCAAGGGTTGGTACTTGCCGAGGCGGTCAGCATTGCCTTGGCTCAGCGTATCGGTCGCGACGCCGCTCACCATTTACTCGAACAATGTTGCCGCGAAGCTGTGGCGCAGGGCACACACCTGCGCGCAGTACTTGGCGCCAACGCCGAAGTAACCGAGCAGCTTTCTGCTGCGGAACTGGATCGTTTGCTTGATCCGGCTTTTTATCTCGGTCAGGCGCGGCGCTGGGTTGAACGTGCACTGAGTGAACACCAAAATTTCTGCGAATAG
- the pcaC gene encoding 4-carboxymuconolactone decarboxylase, giving the protein MDEKQRYEAGMQVRRSVLGDAHVDRSLEKMTPFNQEFQEMITRHAWGDIWTRPGLPRHTRSLITIAMLIGMNREGELKLHLKAAKNNGVTRDEIKEVLMQSAIYCGIPAANATFHLAEEVWDEMGVESLQD; this is encoded by the coding sequence ATGGACGAGAAACAACGTTACGAAGCGGGTATGCAGGTGCGTCGCTCAGTACTGGGTGATGCGCATGTCGACCGCAGTCTGGAAAAAATGACGCCGTTCAATCAAGAGTTCCAGGAGATGATTACCCGCCACGCCTGGGGTGATATCTGGACACGTCCGGGGCTGCCGCGACACACCCGCAGCCTGATTACCATTGCAATGCTGATTGGCATGAATCGCGAGGGCGAGTTGAAGCTGCATCTCAAGGCTGCGAAAAACAACGGAGTGACCCGTGACGAGATCAAGGAAGTGCTGATGCAGAGCGCGATCTATTGCGGGATTCCTGCAGCCAATGCCACCTTCCATCTGGCGGAAGAGGTGTGGGACGAGATGGGTGTCGAGTCGCTGCAAGACTGA
- the pcaF gene encoding 3-oxoadipyl-CoA thiolase produces MSREVFICDAVRTPIGRLNGGLSAVRADDLAAVPLRALIERNPQVDWKALDEVFMGCANQSGEDNRNVARMALLLAGLPETVPGVTLNRLCASGLDAVGSAFRAIALGEMELAIAAGVESMTRAPYVMGKAESAFGRGQKIEDTTMGWRFINPLMKEQYGVDAMPVTADNVADEYAVSRADQDAFALRSQQRAAVAQASGYYAEEIVPVVIKARKGETVVDTDEHPRADSNAEAMAKLKPVNGADKTVTAGNASGLNDGASAMILASAEAVQKYGLTPRAKVLGMASAGVAPRVMGVGPVPAVRKLLARLNLDINAFDVIELNEAFAAQGLAVTRELGLADDSVKVNPNGGAIALGHPLGMSGNRLVLTAVHQLQKTGGKLGLATMCVGVGQGLALAIERV; encoded by the coding sequence ATGAGTCGCGAAGTATTTATCTGTGATGCCGTGCGTACGCCGATAGGTCGCCTGAATGGCGGGCTTTCAGCCGTGCGTGCTGATGACTTGGCCGCCGTACCGTTACGTGCATTGATTGAGCGCAATCCGCAGGTTGACTGGAAAGCTCTTGATGAAGTGTTCATGGGCTGCGCCAACCAATCTGGCGAAGACAATCGCAACGTTGCGCGCATGGCATTGCTACTCGCAGGCCTCCCGGAAACAGTGCCGGGAGTAACACTTAATCGCTTGTGCGCTTCTGGTCTGGACGCAGTGGGTTCAGCGTTCCGCGCTATTGCGTTGGGTGAGATGGAGCTGGCGATTGCCGCGGGTGTTGAGTCGATGACCCGCGCACCTTATGTGATGGGCAAGGCGGAGAGCGCCTTTGGCCGTGGCCAAAAAATTGAAGACACAACCATGGGCTGGCGTTTCATCAACCCATTGATGAAAGAGCAGTACGGTGTTGATGCCATGCCGGTCACGGCGGATAACGTCGCTGATGAATACGCGGTCAGCCGTGCGGATCAGGACGCCTTTGCACTGCGCAGTCAGCAACGTGCTGCGGTGGCTCAGGCGTCTGGTTATTACGCCGAAGAAATTGTTCCGGTGGTGATCAAAGCCCGTAAAGGCGAAACAGTTGTAGACACTGATGAGCACCCACGCGCGGACAGCAACGCCGAAGCCATGGCCAAGCTCAAGCCGGTCAATGGTGCGGATAAAACCGTCACCGCAGGCAATGCTTCGGGCTTGAATGACGGGGCGTCGGCAATGATTCTGGCATCGGCTGAAGCCGTGCAGAAGTATGGTCTCACCCCACGCGCTAAAGTGCTTGGCATGGCCAGCGCCGGTGTTGCCCCACGGGTGATGGGTGTTGGTCCGGTGCCTGCGGTACGTAAACTTCTGGCGCGACTGAACCTGGATATCAACGCATTCGATGTGATCGAGTTGAATGAAGCATTTGCCGCCCAAGGTTTGGCCGTGACTCGCGAACTCGGTTTGGCCGATGACAGCGTCAAGGTAAACCCCAATGGTGGTGCTATCGCGCTTGGCCACCCGCTGGGCATGAGCGGTAATCGCTTGGTGCTGACGGCTGTTCACCAGCTGCAGAAAACCGGCGGTAAACTGGGGTTGGCTACAATGTGCGTCGGTGTTGGCCAAGGCTTGGCGCTGGCTATCGAACGGGTCTGA
- the pcaD gene encoding 3-oxoadipate enol-lactonase, translated as MSVVQLADGELNYLLEGPADAPVLVLSNSLGTDLHMWDVQIPAFTEHFRVLRYDTRGHGQSLVTKGPYSIEQNGRDVLALLDALDIQHAAFCGLSMGGLIGQWLAINAPQRLSKLVVCNTAAKIGSPEIWNPRIETVLRDGAAAMSALRDASIARWFTEGFAAHEPARVEPIVGMLAQTSPEGYAANCAAVRDADFREQIGAIELPVLVVCGTHDAVTTPADGLFMTSRIAGAQQVEFHAAHLSNVEAGELFTQRVLDFLLS; from the coding sequence ATGTCTGTTGTGCAACTTGCCGATGGCGAACTGAATTACTTGTTAGAAGGTCCGGCTGATGCGCCTGTACTGGTGCTGTCGAACTCGTTAGGCACCGACCTGCATATGTGGGATGTACAGATTCCTGCATTCACCGAACATTTTCGCGTGTTGCGTTATGACACTCGCGGCCATGGTCAATCGCTGGTCACCAAAGGCCCGTACAGCATTGAGCAAAATGGTCGTGATGTATTGGCGTTGCTTGATGCATTGGATATTCAACACGCTGCATTCTGTGGTTTGTCGATGGGCGGCTTGATTGGCCAATGGCTGGCGATAAACGCGCCGCAGCGTCTGAGTAAATTAGTGGTGTGCAACACTGCCGCAAAAATAGGTTCACCAGAAATCTGGAACCCACGCATTGAAACTGTATTGCGTGACGGCGCTGCTGCAATGTCTGCTCTGCGCGATGCATCAATTGCACGTTGGTTTACCGAAGGGTTTGCCGCACACGAACCGGCTAGGGTCGAACCTATAGTCGGCATGCTTGCGCAAACTTCGCCAGAAGGTTACGCCGCCAATTGCGCAGCGGTACGTGATGCTGATTTCCGTGAGCAAATCGGCGCAATCGAGTTACCAGTACTGGTGGTGTGCGGCACGCATGATGCGGTGACAACACCTGCCGATGGGCTATTCATGACCTCGCGAATTGCAGGTGCTCAGCAAGTGGAGTTTCATGCGGCGCATCTATCTAACGTCGAGGCGGGCGAGCTATTCACTCAGCGTGTGCTGGATTTCTTGCTGTCTTGA
- a CDS encoding CoA-transferase subunit beta: protein MSDFNTNEMMTVAAARRLGNGSVCFVGIGLPSKAANLARLTHAPEVVLIYESGPIGAKPTVLPLSIGDGELAETADTVVPTGEIFRYWLQGGRIDVGFLGAAQVDKFGNINTTVIGDYHQPKVRLPGAGGAPEIAGSAKKVLIILKQGHRTFVEKLAFITSVGHGEGGDHRKRLGLPGEGPVAIITDLCIMEPEAGSNEFIVTSLHPGVTREQVIENTGWQIRFAETVTTTEAPKLEELTALRELEARTAVAHGQAGGDE from the coding sequence ATGAGCGACTTCAATACCAATGAAATGATGACCGTCGCTGCAGCACGCCGCCTCGGTAATGGCAGTGTTTGCTTTGTCGGGATTGGCCTGCCTTCCAAGGCCGCTAACCTGGCGCGTCTGACCCATGCACCGGAAGTCGTGTTGATTTACGAGTCCGGCCCAATCGGTGCCAAACCAACTGTGTTGCCGTTGTCGATTGGCGATGGTGAGTTGGCTGAGACTGCCGACACCGTTGTGCCAACGGGTGAAATTTTTCGCTACTGGTTGCAAGGTGGCCGGATTGACGTTGGCTTCCTCGGCGCCGCGCAGGTCGATAAGTTCGGCAATATCAATACCACGGTGATCGGTGACTATCATCAGCCCAAGGTTCGTTTGCCGGGTGCTGGTGGCGCGCCGGAAATTGCTGGTTCAGCAAAGAAGGTGCTGATCATCCTCAAGCAGGGTCATCGTACGTTTGTTGAAAAGCTGGCATTCATCACCTCGGTAGGTCACGGCGAAGGCGGCGATCATCGCAAGCGGCTCGGTTTGCCTGGCGAGGGGCCGGTGGCGATCATCACAGACCTGTGCATCATGGAGCCGGAAGCGGGCAGCAATGAATTTATTGTCACTTCCTTGCATCCGGGTGTGACGCGTGAGCAAGTGATTGAGAACACCGGCTGGCAAATCCGTTTTGCTGAAACGGTAACCACCACTGAAGCGCCAAAACTTGAAGAGTTGACTGCGCTGCGCGAGCTTGAAGCACGTACCGCTGTCGCCCATGGCCAAGCCGGGGGTGATGAATGA